Proteins encoded by one window of Vibrio algicola:
- the yidD gene encoding membrane protein insertion efficiency factor YidD has translation MASPVSPLSWLAIGLINLYKGLISPLIGPRCRFTPTCSTYAIEAIKEHGCVKGCCLSGKRLCKCHPLHAGGYDPVPPNQKHDREK, from the coding sequence ATGGCATCGCCTGTCTCGCCCTTATCGTGGTTAGCTATTGGTTTAATCAATCTGTATAAAGGATTGATCAGCCCTTTAATTGGCCCTCGATGTCGATTTACGCCAACATGTTCCACTTATGCTATTGAAGCAATAAAGGAACATGGTTGTGTAAAAGGGTGTTGTTTATCAGGCAAACGTTTATGTAAATGCCATCCTTTACATGCTGGGGGATATGACCCTGTCCCACCAAATCAAAAACACGACAGAGAAAAATAA
- the rnpA gene encoding ribonuclease P protein component: protein MLTPEHYQNVFQQAHRAGSPHFTIIARNNTLSHPRLGLAVPKKQIKTAVGRNRFKRIARESFRLQQHNLPGKDFVVIAKKSAQDLSNEEVFKIFEKLWHRLSRPYRG from the coding sequence TTGTTAACTCCCGAGCATTATCAAAACGTCTTTCAGCAAGCTCATCGAGCAGGCTCCCCTCATTTCACTATTATCGCTCGCAATAATACACTCTCCCATCCAAGACTTGGATTAGCCGTTCCCAAAAAACAAATCAAAACCGCCGTTGGTCGTAACCGTTTTAAACGTATCGCTCGTGAAAGTTTTCGTTTACAACAACACAACCTACCTGGTAAAGATTTTGTGGTAATTGCAAAAAAGAGTGCTCAAGATTTGAGTAACGAAGAAGTTTTTAAAATATTTGAGAAGTTATGGCATCGCCTGTCTCGCCCTTATCGTGGTTAG